From a single Ciconia boyciana chromosome 4, ASM3463844v1, whole genome shotgun sequence genomic region:
- the SMIM15 gene encoding small integral membrane protein 15 isoform X1, translating to MSSSCRHSPPVPTSLSRAALFVSGEGECCRGWVVLGVFSSWPVFSLRRDLCVTLPLLDAPGGCPRRRCAPPPQGFPNRKTEKMFGVKAWAEYIVEWAAKDPYDFLASVIFALTPLFVISAALPWKLAKMIEAREREQKKKQKHQENIAKAKRTKKD from the exons ATGTCTTCCTCCTGCCGCCATTCTCCGCCCGTCCCCACTTCTCTCTCCCGAGCAGCGCTATTTGTGTCAGGCGAAGGCGAGTGCTGTCGGGGGTGGGTTGTACTGGGCGTCTTTTCCTCATGGCCTGTGTTTTCTCTCCGCAGGGATCTCTGCGTCACTCTTCCGTTGCTTGACGCGCCCGGAGGATGCCCGAGGCGACGTTGTGCTCCCCCGCCGCAG GGTTTCCCcaatagaaaaacagaaaagatgtttgGTGTTAAAGCTTGGGCTGAATACATCGTGGAGTGGGCTGCAAAGGACCCATATGACTTTCTTGCTTCAGTGATTTTTGCCCTTACACCATTGTTTGTAATTAGTGCAGCACTTCCATGGAAGCTTGCAAAAATGATTGAGGCCAGGGAGCGagagcaaaagaagaaacagaaacaccAAGAGAATATTGCAAAAGCCAAACGAACGAAGAAGgattaa
- the SMIM15 gene encoding small integral membrane protein 15 isoform X2 gives MFGVKAWAEYIVEWAAKDPYDFLASVIFALTPLFVISAALPWKLAKMIEAREREQKKKQKHQENIAKAKRTKKD, from the coding sequence atgtttgGTGTTAAAGCTTGGGCTGAATACATCGTGGAGTGGGCTGCAAAGGACCCATATGACTTTCTTGCTTCAGTGATTTTTGCCCTTACACCATTGTTTGTAATTAGTGCAGCACTTCCATGGAAGCTTGCAAAAATGATTGAGGCCAGGGAGCGagagcaaaagaagaaacagaaacaccAAGAGAATATTGCAAAAGCCAAACGAACGAAGAAGgattaa